The following are from one region of the Mesorhizobium sp. B2-8-5 genome:
- a CDS encoding ABC transporter substrate-binding protein, with protein MQTELDHLAALAGKGRISRRDFLGRAAALGASAALAATLAGKAFAATPVKGGIIKAGLQGGESTNSLDPALNLSQVTYNFCKQWGEFLVRLTPEGGVENLIAEEIGASADAKTWTMKIRDGIEFHNGKTVTAEDVVATLERHADEKSKSGALGVLKNIKTIKADGKDVVVTLGDADADFPYLMADYHLVIQPNGGKDNPNAGISAGPYKVSVNQPGVKHGGERFANYWRGDKAGHADQIEIVVINDPTARLAALQGGQVHLINRVEPKVVDLVKRMPGVSIENVAGRGYYPFNMFCDTAPFDNSDLRMALKLAMDREEMLDKILRGYGSVGNDFPINEAYPLFSSDIEQRKFDPEKAAAAYKKSGHSGSVLLRTSDVAFPGAVDAAQLYQQSCAKAGIKIEIKREPGDGYWSEVWNKQPFSLSYWGGRPTQGQMYSTGYLSTADWNDTRFKRPEFDKMLYTARAELDQAKRKAIYRDMAMLMRDEGGLIVPFFNQFVDAANTKKVSGWVKNPNGEMMDGYALNECWLNA; from the coding sequence ATGCAGACCGAACTCGACCATCTCGCCGCACTCGCCGGCAAGGGCAGGATCTCGCGGCGCGATTTTCTCGGCCGCGCGGCGGCGCTCGGCGCCTCGGCGGCGCTGGCTGCGACGCTGGCTGGCAAGGCTTTTGCCGCGACGCCGGTGAAGGGCGGTATCATCAAGGCCGGCCTGCAGGGCGGCGAATCGACCAACAGCCTCGATCCGGCGCTGAACCTCAGCCAGGTGACCTACAATTTTTGCAAGCAGTGGGGCGAATTCCTCGTGCGGCTGACGCCCGAGGGCGGCGTCGAGAACCTGATTGCCGAGGAGATCGGCGCCTCGGCCGACGCCAAGACCTGGACAATGAAGATCCGCGACGGCATCGAGTTCCACAACGGCAAGACGGTAACGGCGGAAGACGTTGTCGCGACGCTCGAGCGCCATGCCGACGAGAAGTCGAAATCCGGCGCGCTCGGCGTTCTGAAGAACATCAAGACCATCAAGGCCGATGGCAAGGACGTGGTGGTGACGCTCGGCGACGCCGATGCCGACTTCCCCTATCTGATGGCCGACTACCATCTGGTCATCCAGCCGAATGGCGGCAAGGACAACCCGAATGCCGGTATCAGCGCCGGCCCGTACAAGGTCAGCGTCAACCAGCCCGGCGTGAAGCATGGCGGCGAGCGCTTCGCCAATTACTGGCGCGGCGACAAGGCCGGCCATGCCGACCAGATCGAGATCGTCGTCATCAACGATCCGACGGCCCGGCTTGCGGCGCTGCAGGGCGGCCAGGTGCATCTCATCAATCGGGTCGAGCCCAAGGTCGTCGACCTGGTGAAGCGCATGCCGGGCGTCAGCATCGAGAACGTCGCCGGGCGCGGCTACTACCCGTTCAACATGTTCTGCGACACCGCGCCCTTCGACAACAGTGACCTCAGGATGGCGTTGAAGCTGGCGATGGACCGCGAGGAGATGCTGGACAAGATCCTGCGCGGCTATGGCTCGGTCGGCAATGACTTCCCGATCAACGAGGCCTATCCGCTGTTTTCCTCCGACATCGAGCAGCGCAAGTTCGATCCCGAAAAGGCGGCCGCGGCCTACAAGAAGTCGGGCCATAGCGGCTCGGTCCTGCTGCGCACCTCGGACGTCGCTTTCCCCGGGGCTGTGGACGCCGCCCAGCTCTACCAGCAGAGCTGCGCCAAGGCCGGCATCAAGATAGAGATCAAGCGCGAGCCGGGCGACGGTTACTGGTCGGAAGTGTGGAACAAGCAGCCGTTCTCGCTCTCCTACTGGGGCGGCCGGCCGACGCAGGGCCAGATGTATTCCACCGGCTATCTGTCGACCGCCGACTGGAACGACACGCGCTTCAAGCGGCCTGAATTCGACAAGATGCTCTACACGGCCCGCGCCGAGCTGGACCAGGCCAAGCGCAAGGCGATCTATCGCGACATGGCTATGCTGATGCGCGACGAAGGCGGCCTGATCGTGCCGTTCTTCAACCAGTTCGTCGACGCCGCCAACACCAAGAAGGTCAGCGGCTGGGTGAAGAACCCGAATGGCGAGATGATGGACGGCTATGCGCTCAACGAGTGCTGGCTGAACGCCTGA
- a CDS encoding ABC transporter ATP-binding protein, which translates to MAGNQAKSGQAKSGQAKSGQASSGKLLDIRNLRIEATVYPPGETPKTITLVHDVSLTLEKGKVLGLIGESGAGKSTIGLSSMAYGRGGVRITGGEVILNGRDIMKAGPRGVRALRGREVCYVAQSAAAAFNPAHKLIDQVVEATLLHGTANRAEAEKRAIALFKKLSLPNPETIGERYPHQVSGGQLQRVMTAMALCSEPDLIVFDEPTTALDVTTQIDVLAAIKDAIRDTHVAALYITHDLAVVAQVSDEIMVLRHGRLVEWGGTQQIIKEPRQEYTNALVSVHEIEHQEQQPGATPFLSVKNVTAAYGGGHVKVLKNVSVDIYPGQTLAVVGESGSGKSTLARAITGLLPPEQGTVTFDGRPLANRLSDRPKEDLRQLQMIYQMADVAMNPRQTVGTIIGRPLEFYFGMKGRERDKRVAELLDEIEMGKGFVDRYPAELSGGQKQRVCIARSLAAKPKLIICDEVTSALDPLVANGILKLLLNLQQHEKVAYLFITHDLATVKSIADSIAVMYRGEVVRYGSRSKVLTPPFDAYTDLLLSSVPEMEIGWLEKAIKGRRMASAGN; encoded by the coding sequence ATGGCTGGCAACCAAGCAAAGTCTGGGCAAGCAAAGTCCGGGCAGGCGAAGTCCGGGCAGGCAAGCTCGGGCAAGCTCCTCGACATCCGCAACCTGCGCATCGAGGCGACCGTCTATCCGCCGGGCGAGACGCCGAAGACCATCACGCTGGTCCACGATGTCTCGCTGACGCTCGAAAAGGGCAAGGTGCTCGGCCTGATCGGCGAATCCGGCGCCGGCAAATCGACCATCGGCCTGTCGTCCATGGCCTATGGCCGCGGCGGCGTGCGCATCACCGGCGGCGAGGTGATCCTCAACGGCCGCGACATCATGAAGGCCGGACCAAGGGGCGTGCGAGCGCTGCGCGGACGCGAGGTGTGCTATGTCGCGCAGTCGGCGGCGGCGGCGTTCAATCCGGCGCACAAGCTGATCGACCAGGTGGTCGAGGCGACCCTGCTGCATGGTACCGCGAACCGCGCCGAGGCCGAGAAGCGGGCCATTGCGCTGTTCAAGAAGCTTAGCCTGCCCAACCCTGAAACGATCGGCGAGCGCTACCCGCACCAGGTCTCCGGCGGCCAATTGCAGCGCGTGATGACAGCGATGGCGCTCTGCTCGGAGCCCGACCTCATCGTCTTCGACGAGCCGACCACGGCGCTCGACGTGACGACCCAGATCGACGTGCTTGCGGCGATCAAGGACGCCATCCGCGACACCCATGTGGCGGCGCTCTACATCACCCACGACCTTGCCGTCGTCGCCCAGGTCTCGGACGAGATCATGGTGCTGCGCCACGGCCGGCTGGTGGAGTGGGGCGGCACGCAGCAGATCATCAAGGAGCCGCGCCAGGAATATACCAACGCGCTGGTTTCGGTGCATGAGATCGAGCACCAGGAACAGCAGCCCGGCGCAACGCCGTTCCTGTCGGTGAAGAATGTCACCGCCGCCTATGGCGGCGGCCATGTGAAGGTCCTGAAGAACGTCTCGGTCGACATCTATCCGGGACAGACGCTGGCCGTCGTCGGCGAAAGCGGCTCCGGCAAGTCGACGCTGGCGCGCGCCATCACCGGGCTTTTGCCGCCCGAGCAAGGCACGGTGACCTTCGATGGGCGCCCGCTGGCCAACCGGCTTTCCGACCGGCCGAAGGAGGATCTGCGTCAATTGCAGATGATCTACCAGATGGCCGACGTGGCGATGAACCCGCGCCAGACGGTCGGCACCATCATCGGCCGGCCGCTGGAGTTCTATTTCGGTATGAAGGGACGCGAGCGCGACAAGCGCGTCGCCGAACTGCTCGACGAGATCGAGATGGGCAAGGGTTTCGTCGACCGCTATCCGGCCGAGCTGTCCGGCGGCCAGAAGCAGCGCGTCTGCATCGCCCGCTCGCTCGCCGCCAAGCCGAAGCTGATCATCTGCGACGAGGTGACATCGGCGCTCGATCCGCTGGTCGCCAACGGCATCCTGAAGCTGCTTCTGAACCTGCAGCAGCACGAAAAGGTCGCCTATTTGTTCATCACCCATGACCTGGCGACGGTGAAGTCGATCGCCGATTCGATCGCGGTGATGTATCGCGGCGAGGTCGTGCGCTACGGCTCCAGGAGCAAGGTGCTGACGCCGCCCTTCGACGCCTATACGGACCTGCTGCTCTCCTCCGTGCCGGAAATGGAGATCGGCTGGCTGGAGAAGGCGATCAAGGGCCGGCGCATGGCGAGCGCCGGAAATTAG
- a CDS encoding alkaline phosphatase family protein: protein MALKSKLLLIILDGVPYRNWRRLMGNLEGWAQSGEAQVWKMRSVLPSTSACCYASIHTGVTPQVHGILSNENRFRVTQPDIFSEVSKAGGRTGAVTHSYWSEFFRSYPFDLVEDMEFDEPDGPITHGRFHTMTGYNLKNQMTPSDVDLFATLTMLAKRHGIDYGILHTCTLDSMGHRFGHDCHEMDHACYAMDAMLAAFLPQWRAAGYEVIVTADHGQTDRGHHGGHDDEMQDFALYYFGPAKGPQADTLLDQLQLAPTVLSRLGVAIPETMKAKVFLV from the coding sequence GTGGCGCTCAAATCCAAACTGCTGCTCATCATCCTCGACGGCGTGCCCTACCGGAACTGGCGCCGGCTGATGGGCAACCTCGAGGGCTGGGCGCAGTCCGGCGAAGCGCAGGTCTGGAAGATGCGTTCGGTGCTGCCGTCGACCTCGGCCTGCTGCTACGCCTCGATCCACACCGGGGTCACGCCGCAGGTGCACGGCATCCTTTCCAACGAGAACCGCTTTCGCGTCACGCAGCCGGATATCTTCTCGGAAGTCAGCAAGGCCGGCGGCAGGACGGGCGCCGTGACCCATTCCTACTGGTCGGAATTCTTCCGCTCGTACCCGTTCGACCTGGTCGAGGACATGGAATTCGACGAGCCCGATGGGCCGATCACGCATGGCCGCTTCCACACCATGACCGGCTACAATCTCAAGAACCAGATGACGCCGAGCGACGTCGACCTGTTCGCGACGCTGACCATGCTGGCGAAGCGCCACGGCATCGATTACGGCATCCTCCACACCTGCACGCTGGACTCGATGGGCCATCGCTTCGGCCATGACTGTCACGAGATGGACCATGCCTGCTACGCGATGGACGCGATGCTGGCAGCCTTCCTGCCGCAATGGCGCGCAGCCGGCTATGAAGTGATCGTGACGGCCGACCATGGCCAGACGGACCGCGGCCATCATGGCGGCCATGACGACGAGATGCAGGATTTCGCGCTCTATTATTTCGGCCCGGCGAAGGGGCCGCAAGCCGACACGCTGCTCGATCAGCTGCAGCTCGCGCCGACGGTGCTGAGCCGGCTTGGGGTGGCGATACCCGAGACGATGAAGGCGAAGGTGTTCTTGGTTTAG
- a CDS encoding sigma-70 family RNA polymerase sigma factor — MNAATETDRALVDRVAKGDRAAVRLLFMRHHARIYRFVARQTGSEMMADDIANEVFLELWKQAPGFEGRSEVSTWLLGIARFKGLSMLRKKKEDWIDDDDAAQVPDGADTPEVVTMKEDKAAALRRFIDALPEEHRTVIDLAYYHGQSVTEIGEVLDIPVATVKTRMFYARKKLGEALKAAGYDRGWP, encoded by the coding sequence ATGAACGCGGCGACGGAAACCGATCGCGCGCTTGTTGACCGGGTCGCGAAGGGCGACCGGGCCGCCGTCCGGCTCCTGTTCATGCGTCACCACGCGCGGATCTACCGCTTCGTGGCGCGCCAGACGGGATCGGAAATGATGGCCGACGATATCGCGAACGAGGTCTTTCTGGAGCTGTGGAAACAGGCGCCCGGCTTCGAGGGGCGCTCTGAAGTTTCCACATGGCTGCTCGGCATCGCCCGCTTCAAGGGGCTGTCCATGCTGCGCAAGAAGAAGGAAGACTGGATCGACGACGACGACGCGGCGCAAGTTCCCGACGGCGCCGACACGCCGGAAGTCGTGACCATGAAGGAAGACAAAGCCGCCGCCTTGCGCCGCTTCATCGATGCCTTGCCGGAAGAACACCGCACGGTGATCGACCTTGCCTATTACCATGGCCAGTCGGTGACCGAGATCGGCGAGGTGCTCGACATCCCGGTCGCCACCGTCAAGACCAGGATGTTCTACGCCCGCAAGAAACTCGGCGAAGCCCTCAAGGCCGCCGGTTACGACAGGGGTTGGCCATGA
- a CDS encoding anti-sigma factor, translating to MSAAEKMSRRDEMETLLPFYLNGSLEGAELEAVEEWLATDPAAMNALGEAEAEFSGAAAANEAIRPPADALSRFAKALDAEAGPARAPAGQSWLAKVFGRVTAMPAGIAWAATAALLALVIVQSFEQPGGKGSDFEVAGAQDDLAKLPFALVKFKPDAKMADIAAFLGQNGLKIAGGPTADGVFHLTIPASSAADYDKLVGLIAAQPFADTVIQGRKPVDGG from the coding sequence ATGAGCGCCGCAGAAAAGATGTCGCGCCGCGACGAGATGGAAACGCTGCTGCCGTTCTACCTGAACGGCTCGCTGGAAGGCGCCGAGCTGGAGGCCGTCGAGGAATGGCTGGCCACCGATCCGGCGGCAATGAATGCGCTTGGCGAAGCGGAGGCCGAGTTCTCCGGTGCCGCCGCCGCCAACGAGGCGATCCGGCCGCCCGCCGACGCGCTCAGCCGGTTCGCCAAGGCGCTCGACGCCGAGGCCGGCCCGGCGCGCGCGCCGGCCGGCCAATCGTGGCTCGCCAAGGTTTTCGGCCGGGTGACGGCAATGCCTGCCGGCATCGCCTGGGCCGCGACCGCGGCGCTGCTTGCGCTGGTCATCGTGCAATCGTTCGAACAGCCGGGCGGCAAGGGCAGCGATTTCGAAGTGGCCGGCGCTCAGGACGATCTCGCCAAGCTGCCTTTTGCGCTGGTCAAGTTCAAGCCGGATGCCAAGATGGCCGATATCGCCGCCTTCCTCGGCCAGAACGGGTTGAAGATCGCCGGCGGGCCGACCGCCGACGGCGTCTTTCACCTGACCATTCCGGCGAGCAGTGCGGCCGATTACGACAAGCTCGTCGGCCTTATTGCGGCCCAGCCTTTCGCCGATACCGTGATCCAGGGAAGGAAACCGGTCGATGGCGGCTAA